A portion of the Colius striatus isolate bColStr4 chromosome 1, bColStr4.1.hap1, whole genome shotgun sequence genome contains these proteins:
- the POGLUT2 gene encoding protein O-glucosyltransferase 2 isoform X1 yields MRVLWLFCVALGAVAAGAAGVGRLCPERSTVWGPGLRPEAALPARYFYVQAVDGEGQRFTSSPGENAFQVKITAPDEQFTRVGVQVLDRKDGSFLVRYRMYASYRNLKIEVKAGEKHVAKSPYILKGPVYHENCDCPQEDSSAWLEEMNCPQVIPQIQRDLANFPIVDPDKIAKEIPQRFGQRQSLCHYTIKDNEVYIKTYGEHVGFRIFMDAILLSLTRKVKMPDVEFFVNLGDWPLEKKKPPQNLHPIFSWCGSSESKDIVMPTYDLTDSVLETMGRVSLDMMSVQANTGPSWEDKNTTAFWRGRDSRKERLELVKLSRKYPEIIDAAFTNFFFFKHDESLYGPIVKHISFFDFFKYKYQINIDGTVAAYRLPYLLAGNSVVLKQDSIYYEHFYNELQPWKHYIPFKNDLSDLLEKLQWAKEHDEEAKNIAKSGQEFARNNLMGDHIFCYYFKLFQEYASLQVSEPKIRDGMEKVQQTDDDLFPCTCHRKKTKDEL; encoded by the exons ATGCGTGTGCTGTGGCTGTTCTGCGTCGCCCTGGGGGCGGTTGCGGCGGGGGCCGCCGGGGTCGGCCGGCTGTGCCCGGAGCGCAGCACGGTATGGGGGCCCGGGCTGCGGCCGGAGGCGGCCCTGCCCGCTCGTTACTTTTACGTGCAGGCCGTGGACGGCGAAGGGCAGAG GTTCACTTCATCGCCAGGTGAAAATGCATTCCAGGTGAAGATCACTGCTCCTGATGAACAGTTCACTCGGGTTGGCGTGCAAGTGTTAGATAGGAAAGATGGCTCCTTCCTGGTGAGGTACAGGATGTATGCAAGCTACAGAAACCTGAAGATAGAAGTGAAAGCTGGAGAAAAACATGTTGCAAAGTCtccatatattttaaaag GACCTGTTTACCATGAAAACTGTGACTGCCCTCAGGAGGACAGCAGTGCATGGCTGGAAGAGATGAACTGCCCTCAAGTCATTCCACAGATTCAAAGAGACCTAGCAAATTTTCCCATTGTTGATCCAGATAAGATCGCAAAAGAAATTCCACAGAGGTTTGGACAAAGACAGAGTTTGTGCCACTACACCATCAAAGATAATGAG gttTATATAAAGACATATGGGGAACATGTTGGCTTCAGAATTTTCATGGATGCCATACTGCTTTCTTTGACAAGAAAA GTGAAAATGCCAGACGTAGAATTTTTTGTTAATTTGGGGGACTGgcctctggagaagaagaagccCCCACAAAACCTGCACCCCATCTTCTCATGGTGTGGGTCCAGCGAGTCAAAAGACATTGTCATGCCAACATATGACTTAACAGACTCTGTTTTGGAGACTATGGGACG AGTCAGCCTGGATATGATGTCGGTTCAAGCGAACACTGGCCCATCGTGGGAAGACAAGAACACCACAGCGTTCTGGAGAGGGCGTGACAGCCGCAAAGAGAGGCTCGAGCTCGTCAAACTCAGCAGGAAATACCCAGAGATCATAGATGCTGCTTtcaccaactttttttttttcaagcatgaTGAAAGCCTCTACGGCCCCATTGTGaagcacatttccttttttgatttttttaag tataAATATCAAATTAATATTGATGGCACAGTGGCAGCATACAGATTGCCTTATCTACTAGCAGGAAACAGTGTGGTGTTAAAGCAAGACTCCATCTACTACGAGCATTTTTATAACGAGCTGCAGCCATGGAAACATtatattccatttaaaaatgacCTGAGTGATCTACTAGAAAAACTACAGTGGGCAAAAGAGCACGATGAAGAG gcaaaaaatattgcaaaatctGGGCAAGAATTTGCAAGAAACAATCTCATGGGAGACCACATTTTTTGTTACTATTTCAAACTCTTCCAG GAATATGCCAGCTTGCAAGTGAGTGAGCCAAAAATCCGAGATGGGATGGAGAAAGTGCAGCAGACAGACGACGACCTTTTTCCATGCACTTGCCACAGAAAGAAG ACAAAAGATGAACTctga
- the TEX30 gene encoding testis-expressed protein 30 isoform X3, translated as MNFPHLVSLAAYLASHGVLCLRFTCKGLNVAYRAKAFKTVLEYLKLSDDYKLTGVFLAGRSMGSRAAASVIRQLSQDDDDDFIQGLVCLSYPLHRPKLQSKLRDEDLLFIRCPVLFVSGSADEMCEKQLLEGVASKMKAPKKIHWIDKANHGMAVKGRTTDDVMEEINAQVFSWLAENIELECK; from the exons ATGAATTTCCCTCACTTGGTGTCTTTGGCAGCCTATCTTGCATCCCATGGAGTTCTGTGCCTGCGATTTACTTGTAAAGGCCTTAATGTTGCTTATAGGGCTAAGGCCTTCAAAACAGTTCTG GAATACTTGAAGCTTTCTGATGATTATAAACTTACAGGTGTCTTCCTTGCAG GCCGTTCCATGGGCTCacgagctgctgcttctgtgatACGTCAGCTTAGCCAGGATGATGACGATGACTTCATTCAAGGTCTAGTATGTTTATCTTACCCATTGCATCGACCAAAACTCCAGTCCAAGCTCCGGGATGAAGACTTACTATTTATCAGGTGTCCCGTGCTGTTTGTCTCAGGATCAGCAGATGAGATGTGTGAAAAA CAATTGTTAGAAGGTGTGGCAAGCAAAATGAAAGCCCCTAAAAAAATCCATTGGATTGATAAAGCAAACCATGGGATGGCAGTCAAAGGACGAACAACCGATGATGTCATGGAAGAGATAAATGCACAAGTTTTTTCTTGGCTTGCAGAGAATATTGAACTGGAGTGCAAATGA
- the TEX30 gene encoding testis-expressed protein 30 isoform X1, producing MSETVEVKVKIPFGDKYLDAIFSIPEKKSTYGVILTHGAGGDMNFPHLVSLAAYLASHGVLCLRFTCKGLNVAYRAKAFKTVLEYLKLSDDYKLTGVFLAGRSMGSRAAASVIRQLSQDDDDDFIQGLVCLSYPLHRPKLQSKLRDEDLLFIRCPVLFVSGSADEMCEKQLLEGVASKMKAPKKIHWIDKANHGMAVKGRTTDDVMEEINAQVFSWLAENIELECK from the exons ATGAGTGAGACGGTGGAG GTTAAAGTGAAAATACCGTTTGGAGACAAGTATCTTGATGCCATCTTTTCCATCCCAGAGAAGAAATCAACATATGGAGTGATTCTTACccatggggctggaggagaTATGAATTTCCCTCACTTGGTGTCTTTGGCAGCCTATCTTGCATCCCATGGAGTTCTGTGCCTGCGATTTACTTGTAAAGGCCTTAATGTTGCTTATAGGGCTAAGGCCTTCAAAACAGTTCTG GAATACTTGAAGCTTTCTGATGATTATAAACTTACAGGTGTCTTCCTTGCAG GCCGTTCCATGGGCTCacgagctgctgcttctgtgatACGTCAGCTTAGCCAGGATGATGACGATGACTTCATTCAAGGTCTAGTATGTTTATCTTACCCATTGCATCGACCAAAACTCCAGTCCAAGCTCCGGGATGAAGACTTACTATTTATCAGGTGTCCCGTGCTGTTTGTCTCAGGATCAGCAGATGAGATGTGTGAAAAA CAATTGTTAGAAGGTGTGGCAAGCAAAATGAAAGCCCCTAAAAAAATCCATTGGATTGATAAAGCAAACCATGGGATGGCAGTCAAAGGACGAACAACCGATGATGTCATGGAAGAGATAAATGCACAAGTTTTTTCTTGGCTTGCAGAGAATATTGAACTGGAGTGCAAATGA
- the POGLUT2 gene encoding protein O-glucosyltransferase 2 isoform X2, producing MYASYRNLKIEVKAGEKHVAKSPYILKGPVYHENCDCPQEDSSAWLEEMNCPQVIPQIQRDLANFPIVDPDKIAKEIPQRFGQRQSLCHYTIKDNEVYIKTYGEHVGFRIFMDAILLSLTRKVKMPDVEFFVNLGDWPLEKKKPPQNLHPIFSWCGSSESKDIVMPTYDLTDSVLETMGRVSLDMMSVQANTGPSWEDKNTTAFWRGRDSRKERLELVKLSRKYPEIIDAAFTNFFFFKHDESLYGPIVKHISFFDFFKYKYQINIDGTVAAYRLPYLLAGNSVVLKQDSIYYEHFYNELQPWKHYIPFKNDLSDLLEKLQWAKEHDEEAKNIAKSGQEFARNNLMGDHIFCYYFKLFQEYASLQVSEPKIRDGMEKVQQTDDDLFPCTCHRKKTKDEL from the exons ATGTATGCAAGCTACAGAAACCTGAAGATAGAAGTGAAAGCTGGAGAAAAACATGTTGCAAAGTCtccatatattttaaaag GACCTGTTTACCATGAAAACTGTGACTGCCCTCAGGAGGACAGCAGTGCATGGCTGGAAGAGATGAACTGCCCTCAAGTCATTCCACAGATTCAAAGAGACCTAGCAAATTTTCCCATTGTTGATCCAGATAAGATCGCAAAAGAAATTCCACAGAGGTTTGGACAAAGACAGAGTTTGTGCCACTACACCATCAAAGATAATGAG gttTATATAAAGACATATGGGGAACATGTTGGCTTCAGAATTTTCATGGATGCCATACTGCTTTCTTTGACAAGAAAA GTGAAAATGCCAGACGTAGAATTTTTTGTTAATTTGGGGGACTGgcctctggagaagaagaagccCCCACAAAACCTGCACCCCATCTTCTCATGGTGTGGGTCCAGCGAGTCAAAAGACATTGTCATGCCAACATATGACTTAACAGACTCTGTTTTGGAGACTATGGGACG AGTCAGCCTGGATATGATGTCGGTTCAAGCGAACACTGGCCCATCGTGGGAAGACAAGAACACCACAGCGTTCTGGAGAGGGCGTGACAGCCGCAAAGAGAGGCTCGAGCTCGTCAAACTCAGCAGGAAATACCCAGAGATCATAGATGCTGCTTtcaccaactttttttttttcaagcatgaTGAAAGCCTCTACGGCCCCATTGTGaagcacatttccttttttgatttttttaag tataAATATCAAATTAATATTGATGGCACAGTGGCAGCATACAGATTGCCTTATCTACTAGCAGGAAACAGTGTGGTGTTAAAGCAAGACTCCATCTACTACGAGCATTTTTATAACGAGCTGCAGCCATGGAAACATtatattccatttaaaaatgacCTGAGTGATCTACTAGAAAAACTACAGTGGGCAAAAGAGCACGATGAAGAG gcaaaaaatattgcaaaatctGGGCAAGAATTTGCAAGAAACAATCTCATGGGAGACCACATTTTTTGTTACTATTTCAAACTCTTCCAG GAATATGCCAGCTTGCAAGTGAGTGAGCCAAAAATCCGAGATGGGATGGAGAAAGTGCAGCAGACAGACGACGACCTTTTTCCATGCACTTGCCACAGAAAGAAG ACAAAAGATGAACTctga
- the TEX30 gene encoding testis-expressed protein 30 isoform X2, producing MSETVEVKVKIPFGDKYLDAIFSIPEKKSTYGVILTHGAGGDMNFPHLVSLAAYLASHGVLCLRFTCKGLNVAYRAKAFKTVLEGRSMGSRAAASVIRQLSQDDDDDFIQGLVCLSYPLHRPKLQSKLRDEDLLFIRCPVLFVSGSADEMCEKQLLEGVASKMKAPKKIHWIDKANHGMAVKGRTTDDVMEEINAQVFSWLAENIELECK from the exons ATGAGTGAGACGGTGGAG GTTAAAGTGAAAATACCGTTTGGAGACAAGTATCTTGATGCCATCTTTTCCATCCCAGAGAAGAAATCAACATATGGAGTGATTCTTACccatggggctggaggagaTATGAATTTCCCTCACTTGGTGTCTTTGGCAGCCTATCTTGCATCCCATGGAGTTCTGTGCCTGCGATTTACTTGTAAAGGCCTTAATGTTGCTTATAGGGCTAAGGCCTTCAAAACAGTTCTG GAAGGCCGTTCCATGGGCTCacgagctgctgcttctgtgatACGTCAGCTTAGCCAGGATGATGACGATGACTTCATTCAAGGTCTAGTATGTTTATCTTACCCATTGCATCGACCAAAACTCCAGTCCAAGCTCCGGGATGAAGACTTACTATTTATCAGGTGTCCCGTGCTGTTTGTCTCAGGATCAGCAGATGAGATGTGTGAAAAA CAATTGTTAGAAGGTGTGGCAAGCAAAATGAAAGCCCCTAAAAAAATCCATTGGATTGATAAAGCAAACCATGGGATGGCAGTCAAAGGACGAACAACCGATGATGTCATGGAAGAGATAAATGCACAAGTTTTTTCTTGGCTTGCAGAGAATATTGAACTGGAGTGCAAATGA